The DNA region ccgattATTCGGCCAGTATTGAtatcggttttaccggtttTGTTGTACTAATTTTCGATCGGTTAACCGGTTTAACCGTGAactgataaattaatttttaaaattaattattaaatttattaaaaaaataataatttcaaaattcttagaaattttctattttctatatatatatatatatatattattatataatatattataataatatttcataaatatatttagaaatatgttataatatattatattattgtaatcctataatatattttacaaattttattttcaaactaatacttatataaattattttttttaaaaataattctatataaattataatttaaaatttaaaaataactaatatatatatataaattattaaatattatttataatatatctaatatttacaaaaataaataatataaatatatatgattaaattattaccgattTAGCGGTTAAATCGCTAGAAAAATAGTTCAACCGATAACCGAatcgtttaaccggtaaaaagtTGATTAAATTGGACCGTtagaaccggttaaccaataaaccggtAAAATGAAATCAGTAAACTATCGATTCGGTTGAGTGATCAGTTTACCCGTTTTTTTGCACATCCCTATTTGAacttaatatatacaaaatgatataattaaatttttttctaaaatatcatctaaataaattattattcatttatcgataaataaacattaagaGATGATTGAATGAGGAAATTTGAGAgggaataataaatattatattcattaatcggtaaataaataatctctttaaatgaatattttttttgtccaAAAGGTATTCATTTATCGAAGTTgtaatgtataatttatttattatttaaaaagttacttacaattataaaaaattttatttttggatatttttcaTTTCACTTTTATTCTCTTCTATTTTATGTTCAATTCTTAATCATGAAAAACTATTTTAAGTGAATAGTGGTTTTGAAAAATCTAATTTGTTACTTAGTATTtctaatcataattaaaaaaaaaagtttaaatatcGAATCAAGTAAAAAATCACTATCATCTAAATCATGATTTACTTTccacttgtttgatgttggttagttatatgatatttattaaattttaaaaaataattgtattttgataaagaaatatgttatttgtatttttattagatgaattattattatatatttaaaatttatttttataaaataaataaaatgtattttaattgattaattaatttatttgatagtTGAAAAAATAGGATCCTCTCTTCCCTTTACATATAAGTGAGTTTGAAATATTTCgcttagttaaatttatttatttttgtttgaaatttactcattaaatatttaaaatgttacaaCACcgttaatttttattgaaaatatgcataaattcCTCATATACATGTTaaatgttctttttttttttaattctactACAAACAAATTTCACCTATCCTCTGTTTTCATATAATTTTCTTCATCTCCATCCTCCATCTTGAAACAACAATGCAACTTTTTCGTTCTATTTTCAGACAATAATATTCCAGATTAAGACGTCGGCGATGTTAATACTCATTCGTCTTCTCCacatttaaactttatttattttgttgtgtCCCAAAAATAATctctaaataattaaagaatataatcaattaaataaaaaacaataacaatttttttggtCTAGCTCCCAAACTTTGGGGCCAGCCATGCACATATAAGAAGATTTGtgcatatttttaatataaattaataatgttataatattttaattatttaatgaataaatttaaaaatatatataaaaatataatttaaaacaaaattatgtatataatagaataaatgagttttagattaaaaaaaattacaaataaatggaGGTCTTGATGTTGGATGAGATCATGAGACATTGAGACTAGAGTGAAAGAAAATGCGGcagaatattttataattttcttatcaaataaatataaaaaacgagGCTTTAGACGAATCAAATAATCTTTATTATGTCGTTGTTGCTTCTTTTGTAACGTCTCAAGAAGTCAGCCGGCCGAGGAAGAAAGACTCTgtaagatagagagagagataaaAAGGAGAGCTTTGAGAACATTGGTAAAAGCTCACAaccattgatttttttttaagggCAGGCTTCAGATTTGATACCCACTTCATTATCAGTCTTCTTAATCAAATTGACAATAACACACTTTCAAAAGAGATGAAGTTTTAGAACTCCTTCATTCGTTTTTCTCTGAACTAGGTCGTTCTAATTTGGAGACACACACACAGAGACTGAAAGATGCTGGCCTTCAAGGGATTCTGGACCAAGAAGAGACTTGTGGGTCTTGGGTTAGGGCAATTTCTTTCACTTTTAATAACTTCCACTGGTTTTTCATCATCAGAGCTTGCTAGAAGAGGTATATATATCTTCATCCTCCATTATTATCTGCTTAAACTTAGACTTTAATCTTCTTATATCTGTCAGGAATCAATGCACCAACATCCCAATCATTCCTAAATTATATTCTTCTAGCATTAGTTTATGGTGGCACTATGTTGTACAGGAGGACACCTCTCAAGGTCAGTATTCCATATCTcatctttatataaaaaatttgttattttatcattatgtttgattgtttgagtTAAAGtcttatttgggtttttttttctGTTCAGAATTTGCttttacatattaatataaGCTTTAGTCAATACTGTTTTTTTGGTATAACCATGATCATCTGTCCAGAACCACAAGGGTTGAGAGATTGTATAATTTGTTTATACTGAGCATTCATCTTGATGCCAATTTTTTCATTGGTCATGTAGTGATGATTGTTTTTGGTTGTTGAGACAAATCAATCTTACCTGCTATACTTTTTGTCCTCTTCTTTGGGTTGATTTGACTCTTTATGTTGCAATCATACTTTGTTCTGAAGTAAATAATTGGTTGATGAGAAGGATATTATATTGGCTTACATCATTAAGTAAACATGGCTACATGAATGAGTTTTCAATTTTGAAAGTAAAGCTCTTACATGTGTCAAGATCATATACATTTAACTATTTcataggatttttatttctgCAATTTTTTGTTTCTGGTGTTTTTTGATTTGGTTGTATTTTTCTGATTAATCCATGACAACCATGTGATGACTGACTTGTACTTGCTTGTTTTTTGTCTGTTAGTGGGCGTTTCACCATGGTTCATGCGACTTTCGCGTAAACTGtggattaatgaaaatatattcaTCCTTAAAAAAGAAAACTCTTTCTTAAAATTGAGTTGCTTAAAgttttacatttataaaaaaacagaGTTGCTTAAAGTATTATAATTCCATTATACCTTGTTATCAACCTTTTGGAAATAGGCCcaactaaaaaattaaagtggAAAAAAAGTGTCTTGTTTAGCATGTATTCTTCACATTTGAGGCATCTGCATTATATAGTGTCTTCTGTTAGCACCTGCACGGTGATGATGTATTTTGGCTGAATTCATGCCCTGTTCTTTGCAGGCAAAATGGTATTATTACATTCTTCTGGCGTTGGTAGATGTGGAAGCAAACTTTCTTGGTATGTATGTATGTCTTGCTAGCCTAGATTTCAGTTTATTTGTTCATCTTTATGAGCTTATTGTGATTTTGATCTAACTTCAATTTCTACAGATGTTATGATCTTCCAACCAACTTTTAATTGGCATGTTAGTTAGATAATTGAGtctttatattgaaattatttgattgtGCTCCCTGCTTATAAGATGTTAGTTAATAATGCGAAAAGTtaaaacttgtttgattttaaaacaTGTTTCGTGGCAGTTAACCTGTTGAGTTTACATGTGCAGTCGTGAAGGCATATCAATACACACCAATAACAAGCGTTATGCTGCTGGATTGCTGGGCAATACCTTGTGTGATGCTTCTTACTTGGGCTTTCTTGAAAACTAAGTATAAGTGGAGGAAATATTTGGGTGTTGCTATTTGCATTGGTGGTCTTGTGATGGTTGTCTTTTCAGATGTGCATGCAACGGACCGGTCAGGTTAGTtaatgctattttttttttaactttagaACATACGTTTACTTACATAAACAATTACAATACCCACCACGGTAGCTCATATGACAAAAGAATTGGAGTAAGAGGCTTACCCACCTTGTGGTCTGAATTTTGACataaaatctaataattttattagatttgGCATAAAACACCTACCCACCTGTACTAGATCATCAATTTCTCTCTTAGTAAGATAAGTTAAGTCACAAAGAATGCGATCATTAGTAATAGCCCAAGAAAGATCCCACATGAATTTATGAATACCAACTGGGAGAAAGAATTGAAACTAGTGGAGAGAAACAAGAAATTTACATGAATTtctcaattaaaacaatttaaacaaACAACATATGTTTTCTGTGACAAAGATAGCTTCATTCAATTGAATTCAATTCTCATATGTTCAATCTTTATAAAAATTTGTCATCGTCGATTGTTCATATTTCCCCCTTCATAAATCCATTGTGTTGTGTTTCTTTTTTGCTGGTCATTATCACAGGTGGGAGCAACCCACTTAAAGGTGACATGCTTGTATTTGCTGGTGCAACACTTTATGCTGTCAGTAATGTCAGTGAGGTGAGGATCCCCATTTTCTTCTGAGAtgttattatttcaattttcaacaACTTCCTTTTTCTTCacagttcatatatatatatttttatctgcaTTACATTAACTCTTCTACTCTTGTGAACTTGTATGGACAAAAGTTGTTTCTGATTTCACGATGTGTTCTCTTCTATCTATTGGACAGGAATTTCTGGTGAAAAGTGCTGATAGAGTTGAACTCATGGCAATGCTAGGGTTTTTTGGTGCTATAGTTAGTGCCTGTCAAATGTATCCTTTCATGTGGACTATTGTTCTTTCTATATTAACATATATgttcttgtttgatgtggggttATTTGGAAAAAGTTCTAGCCTTCTAggttatgaaatcaaaatcttgtttgataaaaagtgGGTTTTTTGGGATTATTTAGGTCAAATTACTAAAATGTccttttgttttaaaatttaaattttataaaaaattaagggtatttaattattttagttgatgaattaagttatttgattGTTGGAAGGATATGTGATGTTATAACGAGTTTTTTTcgaataacccaagatcaaacaattttaCGAAATCAGAGAAAATGCATAAATATACCCctgaactattttttttttgagattctGATAGATACTCTTGAACTATTGTCATTTTTGTATATATGCCAAAAGGCCCAAAACATGTTTTTTGCTTTGAAATCCCCATCTTTAATTGAATGATTTAATCCCTTAAATGTGACATCCACTTCAACCAAATTAATGATGTGGCTGCTCTGCCAGCCTTCTACCCAACTAAGATCCAGCTGCTGATGTGGCGTACAAGGCTGATGGAGGAACCAAGTATTTAACAGTGTTAAATTGTCCCATTAAAAATGGAAAGATTTCAAcgcaaaaaataacaaaatctgAAAAAGTTAAGGGGTGTATACATGTGTGCATTTTCTCTTAAAATTCACTATTGAGGTTGTAATCATGCAgtgtgattttttaattttgtattcttTAAGAAGTTTTCAGATCGATACTAGAGCGCAATGAGCTTAAATCTATCCACTGGTCTGCCGGTGCAGtaagtttttttctttccaaaacTCATGTAGATTTGAACAGATGGGTAATGTTTAAATGAGTTTCTTTATGATTCTTTTAATTGTAGGCACTCCCTTTCTTTGGATTTTCACTGGCTATGTTTATGTTTTACTCACTTGTTCCAATATTACTCAAGGTATTGTGTACTTTGCTATCGCATACAGCTTGCTTAACgtttataaattgtttgaacttTGAACAGACGAGACAATTTTGAAAGTGATTCCATAATAATGTTTGTTGTTGCAGATCAATGGATCCACAATGCTTAACCTATCATTGCTGACTTCAGATATGTGGACTGTTGTTATCCGAATCTTTGCGTACCATCAGAAGGTTTGTAATAAGAAAAGTTAAATCAATCCTTTCTCGAAATCTTCCAATCTAATACATAGATGTATTGTTATTGTCATGCTTCAGGTTGATTGGATGTATTTCCTTGCTTTTGCTGCTGTGGCTGTTGGACTTGTTGTTTATTCAATGTATGTATAGTATACTCTGTTTCTTTCTAGCCttatatattatgtttcatTATAGCCTCATAAAATTGATCTAGTTTgtggttattattattaacagagATGATAAAGAAGAAGATCAGAACCGGGCAGATGTTGCTGATGAGGAGGTTGAGAGAAGTAAGCGTTTTGACGAGGAAGATGGGCTGCAAAATCAGGGTCAAAAGAGCATAGCTGGAAGCTCGGGATCTGGAGAAACTTACAACAAAAATGATTCTGCTTCTAGCATTGTCGAAAATATGGACAATGTTGCAAACAAGAAGTTGGGGAAGAATACATTAGAGAAAaggttttgattttttcaataTGGGAAATGGTACTTCAATCAATTGCCAAATCAAGCATCAGATCTGAAGAGTTCCAGTAAAGAAATTAAGGGTTATCAAGAttgtttaaagtttttattagcttttgattatatatatgtataatttttttggggtccaaattttgatttattgacTGACAATTGGATACTGATCCAACATAAGTGGAATGCATTGTCAATTATAAACATGGTCTAGTTTTGATCATAATCTTATTAGTAAAAACACTTTCCCTAGTTGCAAAAGAAAACGTTAATATTAATGAACATTTTGTCTaactttagtaaaaaaaaattaattttgaaagagTAATGGCCAAATAgaagaattaatattttatattggtACTAAACAAGTTTAAGGTACTAAACTCAAGAGGAGATTAATATTTGGTCTTAAGATAACTTATTTGCAATATTTATAATGGATGTTTTGGTATGGTAGTTgcaatttgtttaatttgtatagtaattcatatttataaatgatttaattaatctttttatttctttttaaataatttatttagcatGATATTACTTTACCTAGATCGTGGAAGATCCAAATATTATCGTAGATGTATAATGCGTATACATGTAAATCGAAGATTAAAATTTTCAGTTGAAAGATCTTATAACCGTATGAAAGATTGGACAACAAAGTGACTTAAAGAATGGATTGACattgacaaaatattattttaaagaattaattataatgCTTAGTTAGAACGTTGATAAAGAAGACAAACGCATTGAAAAGATTAATACCagacaaacaaataaatatgaaatcaTTATAAACTCTCGTGAGTTGCTATTTTGTTTGTGGTGAAATCATTAATACCAGACaaacaaataacatttattggtgatctcttttttctttatatatagatatattattcaattttttctaagaattataatataattcatcAAAAATCAAGACCAAATACTTCTCTCTACTATTAAGTTTCTTTTTAGTTATTACttgtaatattttgtttattaatttttttcaataaatactaGCAatgtaaatgttattttataaaaacggtttcactttttttttaatttaaagtgcGATTAAACACCGCGGATTAAGCTAGACGAGCTTCTCGAATCCAGAACCTTCTCTTCtctggatatatatatatatatatatatctatatatatatatatatactattttctttcttattctttcttattttttatacaaaattattaataattattctcgTTATACTTTCTAATATCATCACTTTAACAGTTTAACTTATCTTGACAGTCTATAATGATAAATCATATTATCActactattatttatatatatatatatatatatatatatatatatatatatatatatatatatatatatatatatatatatatatatatattattttattggatTTTCACAATTTGATTGCGAATTTGgcaaataaaaatactaataatttattttatctctaaCATAAAAACTTATCGAGTCAGTTTTACATAGAACAAAATGACATGATGTAAATTACAAGCAAATCATCTCtccataatcaaatataataaataaatcaaatttagaTGAAGATAAATATCAACcctttctaaataataataaatattcataaaaaatagagATAGATAAGTTCTAAGATATCcatgtaaatataataaaatgaagaaaaagagtCAGTTG from Impatiens glandulifera chromosome 5, dImpGla2.1, whole genome shotgun sequence includes:
- the LOC124938016 gene encoding solute carrier family 35 member F1-like; translation: MLAFKGFWTKKRLVGLGLGQFLSLLITSTGFSSSELARRGINAPTSQSFLNYILLALVYGGTMLYRRTPLKAKWYYYILLALVDVEANFLVVKAYQYTPITSVMLLDCWAIPCVMLLTWAFLKTKYKWRKYLGVAICIGGLVMVVFSDVHATDRSGGSNPLKGDMLVFAGATLYAVSNVSEEFLVKSADRVELMAMLGFFGAIVSACQISILERNELKSIHWSAGAALPFFGFSLAMFMFYSLVPILLKINGSTMLNLSLLTSDMWTVVIRIFAYHQKVDWMYFLAFAAVAVGLVVYSIDDKEEDQNRADVADEEVERSKRFDEEDGLQNQGQKSIAGSSGSGETYNKNDSASSIVENMDNVANKKLGKNTLEKRF